Proteins encoded in a region of the Rhizobium sp. CC-YZS058 genome:
- a CDS encoding antitoxin: MMTIPRAVMDELGLHLNDKVDVTAESGRLVAVSTRPRYALETLIAQCKPDAAWEESEREWMDVPALGNETTD; the protein is encoded by the coding sequence ATGATGACCATTCCACGCGCCGTCATGGACGAGCTTGGTCTGCATCTGAACGACAAGGTCGATGTCACAGCGGAGAGCGGTCGTCTCGTCGCCGTTAGTACCCGCCCACGCTACGCGCTTGAGACACTGATCGCGCAATGCAAGCCAGATGCGGCCTGGGAAGAAAGCGAGCGCGAGTGGATGGACGTGCCGGCGCTCGGCAATGAGACGACCGATTGA
- a CDS encoding acyl-CoA dehydrogenase C-terminal domain-containing protein, translated as MPIYKAPVDDTLFILNAVLGIERHNNLPGFAEATPDMIEAILGEAARLSEDVLFPINLSGDQEGCTRHPDGSVTTPKGFREAYALYRDSGWLGLAVPEEFGGQGLPYTLHTAVAEYMSSANMSLMMYPGLTQGAIAAILVHGSQAQKDAYLPNMVAGRWTGTMNLTEPHCGTDLGLLRSRAVPQADGSYRISGQKIFISAGEHDMAENIIHLVLARIEGAPEGTKGISLFIVPKHLDDSRAPNGVSCGAIEHKMGIHGNATCVMNYDAATGFLLGETNRGLNAMFVMMNEARLGVGMQGLAISEIAYQNAVAYARERLQGRALSGAKEAGKKADPIIVHPDIRRALMTMRAFNEGGRAFALWTALQSDIAHRSADPAERQQADDLLGLMTPILKGVLTDRGFDHAVMAQQVYGGHGYIEEHGMSQYVRDARIAMIYEGANGIQALDLVGRKLALNGGRAIMALFKEIGDFCEENRNDAAMAPYTKALKKGLTDLQTATMWFMSNAMAKPDNAGAGSTDYMHLAGLVVIGYMWARMAKTAQAELAAGSEGRDAYLDAKLVTASFYMSRILPETALRRTRIEAGAETMMALDAAVF; from the coding sequence ATGCCCATCTACAAGGCTCCGGTAGACGATACGCTCTTCATCTTGAATGCGGTGCTCGGCATCGAGCGCCACAACAATCTGCCGGGCTTTGCCGAAGCGACGCCGGACATGATCGAGGCGATCCTCGGCGAGGCGGCCAGGCTTTCCGAAGATGTTCTGTTCCCGATCAACCTTTCGGGCGATCAGGAGGGCTGCACCCGTCATCCGGATGGCTCGGTCACGACACCCAAGGGGTTTCGCGAGGCCTATGCGCTCTATCGCGACAGCGGCTGGCTTGGCCTTGCCGTGCCGGAGGAGTTCGGCGGCCAGGGCCTTCCCTATACGCTGCACACGGCGGTCGCTGAATACATGTCGTCGGCCAACATGTCGCTGATGATGTATCCCGGCCTGACCCAGGGTGCGATCGCCGCGATCCTCGTTCATGGCTCGCAGGCGCAGAAGGACGCCTATCTGCCGAACATGGTTGCCGGCCGCTGGACGGGCACGATGAACCTGACCGAGCCGCATTGCGGCACCGATCTCGGCCTGCTGCGCAGCCGCGCCGTGCCGCAGGCGGACGGCAGCTACAGGATTTCCGGCCAGAAGATCTTCATCTCCGCCGGCGAGCACGACATGGCGGAGAACATCATCCACCTGGTTCTCGCCCGCATCGAAGGCGCGCCGGAGGGCACCAAGGGTATCTCTCTGTTCATCGTGCCCAAGCATCTGGACGACAGCCGCGCGCCGAACGGCGTCTCCTGTGGCGCGATCGAGCACAAGATGGGCATTCATGGCAATGCGACCTGCGTGATGAACTATGACGCGGCGACCGGCTTTCTGCTAGGCGAGACTAATCGCGGCCTGAACGCCATGTTCGTGATGATGAACGAGGCACGGCTCGGCGTCGGCATGCAGGGGCTCGCGATCTCCGAGATCGCCTACCAGAATGCGGTTGCCTATGCGCGCGAGCGGCTGCAGGGCCGGGCGCTCTCCGGTGCCAAGGAGGCGGGGAAGAAGGCCGATCCGATCATCGTTCATCCCGACATCCGCCGGGCGCTGATGACCATGCGCGCCTTCAATGAGGGCGGGCGCGCCTTCGCGCTCTGGACCGCGCTGCAGTCGGACATCGCCCACCGCTCCGCCGATCCGGCCGAACGCCAGCAGGCGGACGATCTGCTCGGCCTGATGACACCGATCCTGAAAGGCGTGCTCACCGATCGCGGCTTCGACCATGCGGTCATGGCGCAGCAGGTCTATGGCGGCCACGGCTATATCGAAGAACACGGCATGAGCCAGTATGTGCGCGATGCGCGCATCGCCATGATCTATGAAGGGGCGAACGGCATCCAGGCCCTCGACCTCGTCGGCCGGAAGCTGGCGCTGAACGGCGGACGCGCGATCATGGCGCTCTTCAAGGAGATCGGCGATTTCTGCGAGGAGAACCGCAACGACGCGGCCATGGCGCCCTATACCAAGGCGCTGAAGAAGGGCCTGACCGACCTGCAGACGGCGACCATGTGGTTCATGTCGAACGCCATGGCCAAGCCCGACAATGCCGGCGCCGGCTCGACCGACTACATGCACCTCGCCGGCCTCGTGGTCATCGGCTACATGTGGGCGCGGATGGCGAAGACGGCACAGGCCGAGCTTGCGGCAGGCAGCGAGGGGCGCGACGCCTATCTCGACGCCAAGCTCGTGACCGCCTCCTTCTATATGAGCCGCATCCTCCCCGAGACCGCGCTCCGCCGCACCCGCATCGAAGCCGGCGCGGAGACGATGATGGCGCTGGACGCGGCGGTGTTTTAG
- a CDS encoding type II toxin-antitoxin system PemK/MazF family toxin codes for MDRGDIWFVDLDPTRGHEQAKARPVMIVSPQVFNMLGVQLIAPISSGGAFVRMRGFAVPLPEGNMKTRGVVLCHQIRTVDLQARHGRFVEKAPDAVVDDVLARLQTLFEY; via the coding sequence ATGGATCGCGGCGACATCTGGTTTGTGGATCTTGACCCCACGCGCGGGCACGAGCAGGCAAAGGCGCGACCGGTCATGATCGTTTCGCCGCAGGTGTTCAACATGCTTGGCGTCCAGTTGATTGCGCCAATCAGCAGTGGCGGTGCTTTTGTGCGCATGCGCGGCTTTGCCGTTCCGCTGCCCGAGGGAAACATGAAGACCAGGGGTGTCGTTCTCTGCCATCAGATCCGAACGGTGGATCTGCAGGCAAGACACGGGCGCTTCGTCGAAAAGGCACCGGACGCCGTGGTGGACGACGTTCTGGCCCGCCTCCAGACACTTTTCGAATACTGA
- a CDS encoding peptidoglycan-binding protein, giving the protein MNGSRPTPPRQGFRAQETARSRDSASLEALNRTIEGLEARIEGLMPAAASDRAARPMPPERSDRSISSRADAISEILERQRTLAASRLERAANRPDTLRTAPPRPVAATYDDRRPSDTAGHSSRASQPESTRQPAMSDTAMREIADALVGLRQELKRDIEDGLTREMMALRAEIRGIKAEAAQDDRLAVDIRSDLQRLAESISTLGHQAPSAEQDALRAEFDDLRRMIDGLAREDSVRRMETRWNGVEEALSLSDSSRDDELVALAYRLDEIKQQLGTLNAGPALNALEDKLYAVAQAIDLMARNMQPDDRRFDGQFADLDQRLDEISRAIVASGRTADSPGVLRVEGRLADLSRQIDGLALPDESGLSSRIETLALRVEDLANAQAAARLEERLDQLSLMMERAERAAHQPDLTDHLTDISRKIDALDQGTFNEALADRLDALSRRIEELDMPSVSQHEEADRFARLEDQLTDIALRLQETQAAPYDDGAVLRSLQDQIANLSSLVSQPREAAPVVIAPEFEGRMSALEDYLASSDEYIIEAARQAAEAVMEAYSRNGIGQAAGAAPADIAAISSLADDLKTLETLSRSSEERTARTFEALHETLVHIADKLERIEERHQEQMLFKSAPMPRAETPLFFNERAAAETEARPQPAERPAMVRDAAPSETLTFGQAAPQPAPDLSAALEDPFLEPVDETAEPAPAKTGFLAGLTRRFSRRTAKSETALVTNAVAEPRVDMDGPIAADVANQPLEPGSGVPDVKKILERVRAGQTARGPGVGEGDKSDFITAARRAAKLAAEEADTQTRAPLRAEASGKTSLFAAKRRPILMAVGAILLAILSYKTFVPMFTGDAAAPAAVVEQPLEAPADPASEDGAATISGSADAAAPVESASSATASTPAASAEPVPSEPAAPAVAGEATVEDPTAAAPAAEASASDAAEPAVTEPAAEAAAPAAVKVDAATPAEAAPLAAAPVEVPAEIKPQALADAARSGDPAAFFEIGTVYTEGRGVAADLAKAAQWYQRAADAGLTPAEYRLASLYEKGSGVPRDAVKARALYEQAATKGNASAMHNLAVLLASGSAVTPPDFTAAAKWFEKAAELGVRDSQFNLAILYARGNGVPQNLEASYKWFAVAAKEGDADAGAKSEEVAKTLSAEQLARAKAAVDAFKITTPDAAANDVTVPDAWVGKAEKTSSVDMKRAVRNIQAILNNNGFDAGKPDGELGAKTIAAIKGFQTSIGQEPTGKITDALVKELLKRNG; this is encoded by the coding sequence ATGAACGGATCGCGACCAACTCCTCCGCGCCAGGGTTTTAGGGCTCAGGAGACTGCCCGTAGCAGGGACAGCGCCTCGCTCGAAGCGCTGAACCGGACGATCGAGGGGTTGGAAGCGCGGATCGAGGGACTGATGCCGGCCGCCGCTTCGGATCGCGCCGCGCGGCCGATGCCGCCCGAGCGCAGCGACCGGTCCATCTCCTCCCGTGCCGACGCGATCTCGGAAATTCTGGAGCGCCAGCGCACGCTGGCCGCAAGCCGCCTCGAGCGGGCAGCCAACCGGCCGGACACGCTGCGCACCGCGCCGCCGCGCCCTGTCGCGGCCACCTATGACGATCGCCGTCCGAGCGATACGGCAGGTCATTCGTCTCGCGCGTCTCAACCTGAATCCACTCGTCAGCCTGCCATGTCCGACACGGCCATGCGCGAGATCGCCGATGCGCTGGTCGGGCTCCGCCAGGAGCTCAAGCGCGATATCGAGGATGGGCTGACGCGGGAAATGATGGCTCTGCGCGCCGAAATCCGCGGAATCAAGGCCGAAGCCGCCCAGGACGATCGCCTTGCGGTCGATATCCGCTCCGATCTTCAGCGGCTGGCCGAGAGCATCAGCACGCTCGGCCACCAGGCGCCCTCCGCCGAACAGGATGCCTTGCGCGCCGAGTTCGACGATCTGCGCCGGATGATCGACGGGCTGGCCCGCGAAGACAGCGTCCGGCGGATGGAGACCCGCTGGAACGGCGTCGAGGAAGCGCTGTCGCTCTCCGACAGCAGCCGCGACGACGAACTCGTTGCGCTCGCCTATCGCCTCGACGAGATCAAGCAGCAGCTCGGCACGCTGAATGCCGGTCCGGCGCTCAACGCGTTGGAAGACAAGCTCTATGCCGTCGCCCAGGCCATCGACCTCATGGCCCGCAACATGCAGCCGGACGACCGTCGCTTCGACGGCCAGTTCGCCGATCTCGACCAGCGGCTGGACGAGATCAGCCGCGCCATTGTTGCCAGCGGCCGGACTGCCGATAGCCCCGGCGTCCTCCGTGTCGAAGGGCGGCTCGCCGATCTTTCCCGCCAGATCGACGGTCTGGCGCTACCGGACGAGAGCGGGCTTTCGAGCCGGATCGAAACCCTGGCGCTGCGCGTCGAGGATCTGGCCAATGCCCAGGCGGCCGCTCGGCTCGAGGAGCGCCTTGACCAGCTCTCGCTGATGATGGAGCGCGCCGAACGCGCCGCTCACCAGCCGGATCTCACCGATCACCTGACCGACATTTCCCGCAAGATCGATGCGCTCGACCAAGGCACCTTCAACGAGGCGCTGGCCGATCGGCTGGATGCGCTTTCGCGCCGGATCGAAGAGCTCGACATGCCGTCGGTCTCCCAGCATGAAGAGGCCGATCGTTTCGCCCGTCTGGAAGACCAGCTGACGGACATCGCGCTCCGCCTGCAGGAAACCCAGGCCGCCCCCTATGACGATGGCGCCGTGCTGCGCAGCCTGCAGGACCAGATCGCCAATCTGTCCTCGCTCGTCAGCCAGCCGCGCGAGGCGGCCCCGGTGGTCATCGCGCCGGAGTTCGAAGGCCGCATGAGCGCGCTTGAGGATTATCTGGCCTCCAGCGACGAATATATCATCGAAGCCGCCCGCCAGGCGGCCGAGGCGGTCATGGAGGCCTATTCGCGCAACGGCATCGGCCAGGCCGCCGGTGCCGCTCCGGCCGATATCGCCGCCATCTCCTCGCTTGCCGACGATCTGAAGACGCTCGAAACCTTGAGCCGCTCCAGCGAGGAGCGCACCGCGCGCACCTTCGAAGCGCTGCACGAAACGCTCGTGCATATTGCCGACAAGCTCGAGCGGATCGAGGAGCGGCACCAGGAGCAGATGCTCTTCAAATCCGCGCCGATGCCGCGCGCCGAAACCCCTCTCTTCTTCAACGAGCGCGCAGCAGCCGAGACCGAAGCGCGCCCGCAGCCGGCCGAGCGTCCGGCGATGGTGCGTGACGCGGCGCCTTCCGAAACCCTGACCTTCGGCCAGGCTGCGCCGCAGCCGGCACCGGACCTGTCGGCCGCGCTCGAAGATCCCTTCCTCGAGCCGGTGGATGAGACCGCCGAGCCGGCGCCAGCCAAGACCGGTTTCCTGGCCGGCCTCACCCGCCGCTTCTCGCGCCGCACGGCGAAGTCGGAAACGGCGCTGGTCACCAATGCCGTTGCCGAGCCCCGGGTCGACATGGACGGCCCGATCGCCGCGGACGTTGCCAACCAGCCGCTGGAGCCGGGCTCCGGCGTGCCGGACGTCAAGAAGATCCTGGAGCGCGTTCGAGCCGGACAGACGGCCCGCGGACCGGGCGTGGGCGAGGGCGACAAGTCGGACTTCATCACCGCCGCGCGCCGCGCCGCCAAGCTTGCCGCCGAAGAGGCCGACACGCAGACGCGTGCGCCGCTGCGGGCGGAAGCCAGCGGCAAGACCAGCCTGTTTGCGGCCAAGCGCCGGCCGATCCTGATGGCCGTCGGCGCCATCCTGCTCGCCATCCTGTCCTACAAGACCTTCGTGCCGATGTTCACCGGGGATGCCGCCGCGCCGGCCGCTGTGGTCGAACAGCCGCTCGAAGCCCCGGCCGATCCCGCATCCGAGGACGGAGCCGCCACGATCTCCGGCAGCGCGGACGCTGCCGCTCCGGTGGAGAGCGCTTCGAGCGCCACCGCTTCCACGCCTGCCGCCTCTGCAGAGCCTGTTCCCTCCGAACCCGCGGCGCCGGCAGTGGCCGGTGAGGCGACGGTCGAGGATCCGACGGCGGCGGCACCTGCGGCCGAGGCTTCTGCTTCCGACGCCGCAGAGCCCGCGGTCACCGAGCCCGCGGCCGAAGCTGCAGCACCCGCTGCCGTAAAGGTCGATGCTGCCACGCCGGCAGAGGCCGCGCCGCTTGCCGCCGCCCCGGTCGAGGTTCCGGCCGAGATCAAGCCGCAGGCGCTCGCCGATGCCGCCCGCAGCGGCGACCCGGCAGCCTTCTTCGAAATCGGGACCGTCTACACCGAAGGCCGCGGCGTTGCCGCCGATCTCGCCAAGGCGGCGCAATGGTACCAGCGGGCCGCCGATGCCGGCCTGACGCCGGCCGAATATCGCCTGGCCAGCCTTTACGAGAAGGGCTCCGGCGTACCGCGCGACGCGGTCAAGGCCCGCGCGCTCTACGAGCAGGCCGCCACCAAGGGCAATGCCAGCGCCATGCACAATCTCGCCGTGCTTTTGGCCAGCGGGTCGGCCGTCACCCCGCCGGACTTCACGGCCGCGGCCAAGTGGTTCGAAAAGGCGGCCGAACTCGGCGTGCGCGACAGCCAGTTCAACCTCGCCATCCTCTATGCCCGTGGCAATGGCGTGCCGCAGAATCTGGAAGCCTCCTACAAATGGTTCGCCGTGGCCGCCAAGGAAGGCGACGCCGATGCCGGAGCCAAGAGCGAGGAGGTTGCCAAGACGCTGTCGGCCGAACAGCTCGCCCGCGCTAAGGCCGCCGTCGACGCGTTCAAGATCACGACGCCGGATGCCGCCGCCAATGATGTGACGGTGCCGGATGCCTGGGTCGGCAAGGCGGAGAAGACCTCGAGCGTCGACATGAAGCGCGCCGTGCGCAACATCCAGGCAATCCTCAACAACAACGGCTTCGACGCCGGCAAGCCGGATGGCGAGCTTGGCGCGAAGACGATCGCCGCCATCAAGGGGTTCCAGACCTCGATCGGCCAGGAGCCGACCGGAAAGATCACCGATGCGCTGGTGAAGGAACTCCTGAAGCGCAACGGTT